In a single window of the Acyrthosiphon pisum isolate AL4f chromosome X, pea_aphid_22Mar2018_4r6ur, whole genome shotgun sequence genome:
- the LOC100575574 gene encoding probable G-protein coupled receptor Mth-like 12 — translation MNTVRSCFATKVAFLVVAIGWWAVDALVCCNSSSVASGGGDLVASCQNKNRTFHTVEEFGGGTCDDNWTALPIWKCCGPGESYDRILGSCKPSWANGDKQMHRMMQLLKDEFQVVADAVMVGFNYEPPLCDAGNVLVDVPPEDMMFMFKANSSVAELLPRYCFDLTPPDGLVARTCMLQDLFCKWDVYKCMHMCCKGDRMMVDGPNGPECTLSEKPLTMSAYGIDEGDLVLPYYEEFKCSHRDILDDGFNLVSDGLYLINEDQYVTFTEYCVGYSQVTDSIVAYICDADTVFMDKRARASSIHLFYLASYVASAVCLALTLLLYNTLPSLRNTQNYYVKCYVQHQFLACIYVIYQMSMKSEKKDESCFTFGYITLFIFLSTLCWLNVMCFDIYWKIRYNISTNRNTSTSVRTIMYYFYCCGLPSIFVCTGFFLEYSQDEWLRSLAPNFKEDVCFYYSMYGWGNVVFIMLPVFVMLTANIIMFLLTAIYCSRIKSQLNKFRRTDSRTECFLVYKEIFVMSTKLFVIMEFPYLSMLPIFLQHDWFKWYIIILSAANSLQGVFIFLILVAKCKVIMDLRNKFRCSMDHSEPTQINNISGSS, via the exons ATGAATACCGTCCGTTCGTGTTTCGCCACCAAAGTCGCGTTTCTGGTTGTCGCGATCGGCTGGTGGGCCGTCGACGCTTTGGTCTGTTGCAACAGTAGTTCAGTCGCAAGTGGCGGCGGAGACCTCGTCGCGTCATGCCAGAACAAAAATAGGACGTTCCATACGGTCGAGGAATTCGGTGGTGGCACGTGCGATGACAACTGGACAGCCCTGCCGATCTGGAAGTGCTGTGGCCCGGGCGAGTCGTACGATAGGATATTGGGGAGCTGCAAACCTTCCTGGGCAAACGGTGACAAGCAAATGCATCGGATGATGCAGCTACTGAAGGACGAATTTCAGGTGGTGGCCGATGCGGTAATGGTTGGTTTTAATTATGAGCCACCACTGTGTGACGCTGGGAACGTGCTAGTCGACGTGCCCCCCGAGGACATGATGTTTATGTTTAAAGCAAACTCGTCGGTCGCCGAGTTGCTGCCGCGCTACTGCTTCGACCTGACGCCACCCGATGGGCTGGTGGCCCGAACGTGCATGCTACAGGACTTATTCTGCAAATGGGACGTTTACAAGTGTATGCATATGTGCTGCAAGGGTGACCGAATGATGGTCGACGGCCCCAA TGGTCCGGAGTGCACACTGAGCGAGAAGCCACTCACGATGTCCGCCTATGGAATAGACGAGGGTGACCTGGTGCTGCCATACTATGAAGAATTCAAATGTTCACACAGGGACATATTGGACGACGGGTTCAATTTGGTCTCGGATGGCCTTTACCTCATCAACGAAGACCAGTACGTAACGTTCACGGAATATTGCGTGGGGTATTCACAGGTGACCGACAGCATAGTGGCGTACATATGCGACGCTGACACCGTGTTTATGGACAAACGTGCACGTGCCAGCTCGATTCACTTATTCTATCTGGCGAGTTACGTAGCGTCTGCCGTGTGCTTGGCGCTCACGCTGCTCCTGTACAACACACTGCCCAGCCTCCGAAACACCCAAAACTACTACGTCAAGTGCTACGTGCAACACCAGTTTTTGGCGTGCATCTACGTAATTTACCAAATGAGTatgaaaagtgaaaaaaaagaCGAGTCGTGCTTTACGTTCG gttatattactttatttatatttctgtcaACATTATGCTGGTTAAACGTAATGTGCTTCGATATTTACTGGAAGATAag gtacaacATTTCAACAAACAGAAATACATCAACATCAGTACGTACCATTATGTACTATTTTTACTGTTGTGGACTTCCAAGTATTTTCGTATGTACtggtttttttttggaatattcaCAAGATGAATGGCTACGGAGTTTAGCACCCAATTTTAAAGAGGATGTTTGCTTTTACTACA gtATGTATGGCTGGGGAAATGTAGTTTTCATCATGTTACCAGTGTTTGTTATGCTGACTGCCAATATAATTATGTTCTTGCTAACTGCTATTTACTGTTCAAGAATTAAATCTCAACTCAATAAATTCAGACGAACAGATTCAAGGACAGAATGTTTTCTTGTTTACAAAGAGAT aTTTGTAATGAGCACCAAACTATTTGTGATTATGGAATTTCCATATTTGTCTATGCTACCAATTTTCTTACAACATGATTGGTTCAAGTGGTACATTATCATTCTTTCTGCAGCTAATAGTCTACAAGgagtatttatatttcttatacttGTGGCCAAATGCAAAGTTATTATGGACTTAAGGAATAAGTTTAGATGTTCAATGGATCACAGTGAGCCGacacaaattaacaatatatctgGATCGTCATAA